ATAGAGATGATGCTAAGGGGTCAGTTTTTTGAAAACAAATATAACATTTATGAGAAAAATATTTTTAATGTGACATACTAATTAGTTGTTGACATATTTAATGTGACATAATAATATAATATCAAGAGTTGTAAAACGCTTACAAAAAAAGACGGTTAAAGGGGAGTTTACAAAATGGGAACAATCGTATGTCAAACATGTAACTGCACAATTGATCATTTCGAAGATGAGAAAGTGACGCGATTATACTCAACATGTAAAAGCGGAGAATGTCAAAAAGCAGATGAAGATTTAGATTAATTCAATAAAAAAAGGTGCGGAATTCCGCACCTTTTTTTTATTGAATTGCTTTATGTTCTTTAATGACACGAAATGTCTTTAATTCAAAATCTTCCGGACCCTGCACTGGTAAACCTGCCTCTAAGTTTGTTTCAATGTAGGTTAAATTTTCCTCAGTGATGATTTCCCCAGGAATAAAAATAGGAATACCAGGAGGATAGACCATTACAAATTCTGCAATAATACGACCTGCTGACTCATGAAAAGGTACCACTTCGGTTTCAGCGTAAAAAGCATCACGAGGTGTTAAAGCCAATACAGGAATATCAGGTAATAAAATAGCCGGTTTTGCCGTTGTCTCAGAAAGGTTATGGAATTTTGCGGATAACTCACGCAGAGCTGTGACAAGACGTGAAAGATCTTCTTCTGTATCTCCGGGCGTGATAATACATAGAATATTATAAAGGTCAGACATTTCCACTTCGATATTATGAGCTTCACGCATCCATTTTTCTACGTCATAGCCCGTAATTCCTAAATCTGAAACAGAAATAATTAATTTAGTAGGGTCTAAATCATACGTAGCTTTTGTGCCTAAAATTTCTCTGCCTATACATCGGATATGCTCAATTGTATTAATTTCTTTTCGTGCTTTTTCAGCAAGAGAAATTGCACGTTCAGCCAGCTCTTTTCCTTCTGTAGCTAGACGTTTTCGTGCAACATCTAAAGAAGCCAGCAGCAGATAAGAGGTTGATGTTGTTGTCAGCATGCTTAAAATAGACTGTACGCGTTTTGGAGAAATTAAGCCTTCGCGTATGTTTAAAATGGAACTTTGCGTCATAGAACCGCCTAATTTATGCACGCTTGTTGCTGCCATATCTGCACCGGCCTGCATAGCAGACAGAGGCAAATCATCATGGAAGTGAATATGAACGCCGTGAGCTTCATCAACAAGTACAGGCACTTGATACGAGTGGGCAATTTCTACGATTTTACGAAGGTCTCCGGAAATTCCAAAGTAAGTTGGATTGATAACAAGCACTGCTTTTGCTTCAGGGTGCTGCTTTAAGGCTTTTTCTACAGAGTCCGATGTAATACCGTGAGAAATGCCAAGATTTTCGTCAATTTCAGGATGAATAAAAATAGGCGTAGCTCCTGAAAAAACAATCGCACTCATAACAGATTTATGCACGTTTCTAGGAACGATAATTTTATCTCCAGGTCCACATGTCGCCATAACCATTGCCATAATTGCTCCGCTCGTTCCTTGAACAGAGAAAAAAGTATGATCAGCACCAAATGCTTCTGCAGCTAAATCCTGCGCTTGTTTGATAATGCCTTTTGGCTGGTGAAGATCATCAAGGGGACCGATATTAATTAAATCAATGGATAAAGCATCATCGCCAATAAATGAGCGGAATTCAGGATCCATTCCATTTCCTTTTTTATGTCCAGGGATATGGAATTGTGTTGGGTTTTTCTTAGCGTGATTAACTAATCCAGTAAATAATGGAGTTGAAAATTGAGAAGACAACTTTGCTATACACCTCTTTTATCATAAATTGTCAGTCCCTCTAAGCAAAGCTTAGAGGGACTTTGATTGTTTTTTTATCAAATTACAGCATTCAATTTTATATATCAAAAACTAATGGCTGTTGAATTATACATATTAAAATATCAGATCTTTTTTCTACAAAAGAAATTCAACAGAAATTCTACTCCGCAGTTTTCTTGATTTTAACCATTATATAAATGAATGAAACGCGTATGTTTACTACTGTTTGATAATATAAATACAATTTTTAGTTAAAAAAATACAAGTAATTGTAAACTGCTTATTACTTATTATTTTATAGTTCTTTATGTTTTGAAAATCCCCATAAAACAAAAGAATTATAGCACTTATTAACCTATTTGCAAAGATATTTTAAAGAGAAAATAAAAAGAAAAAAAAGGAGAAATTCTTTTGGGTGAAAAGAGAATAAATTTTGTGTACATTATAGATTGTGATAGAGTTAAGAATATAGATATACATAGAATGAAGAAATAAATGGAGTGATGAGAAGTGGAATATCAATACCCTATCTCCCTTGATTGGAGTACAGAAGAAATTATTGATGTAGTGAAGTTTTTTGAAAGCATTGAACGAGCTTATGAAAAAGGTATTGAGCGTGATCACCTAATGGCAGTCTATCGCCGATTTAAAGAAATTGTGCCAAGTAAAGCAGAAGAAAAAACAATCTGTAACGATTTTGAAGACCAAAGCAAATACTCTTCTTATCGAACGATTCAAAAAGCAAAGGCTGCTTCTTCTGGAGATATCATAAAAATGTAAAAAATGAGACTGGGACAAAAGTAGTTTAGCCGAAGTAAAAAACGAATCATTAATCAAATTGTTTGATTAATGATTCGTTTTTTTTTGTTACGGTGAACATAGAGTTTATCTGTTTCGTTTCTTCTAGCAGTTGATTGGAAGGCAAGGCGAAGACTCCTGCGGGGAAAGCGGAACAGGCGAGACCCCGCAGGAGCGCAAGCGACGAGGAGGCTCACCGGCCGCCGGCGGAAAGCGAAGCCTTGCAGGGAAATCAACTGCGGTGTCACAAGCGTTTCAGCTTATGTATCCCATTTATTGGTCTTTCGATGAGCTTCCTTTCGTTATGTGTCACCCTCATTTTTTTATATCAATTCGTTAAAATTATGCATATGCTTTTTTAGTTAGTTCATATAATGGAGTTACCGTATGAAATGTTTGTTCAATACGAGCCATCCATTCTTCGCCGCTCATTGCAATCGCTTCTTCTTTTGGAATTGTAATGCCGCATAGGATCTCAGCTTTTTTAACCGTCTCTAGACGTTCAAACAAACTCTCTAAGTCTTCAGAAGATAAGTCGCCCATTTTTTTACTATCAGGTTTTGTATGATCTTTCGACCAAACAAACGAGTCTGGGATATTTTGACGAATCTCCTCCATGTTTTGTTTTAGCAGCTTTCCAAATTGTTCTTTAATAGGTGATTCGTAAATGACGGCAAACCACACAAAGACGTGTGTTTCCCAAAGGCCAATTTGAAAATGAGGGAGCTTTTTATACCCGCGTTTACTGTTAGCAAAGGCTACCCACGTATCTGCTGGCGGGTTAACTGTTCTTCGTGCATGTTTGGCAATATGTACGAACATTTCATCTCCACAAAGTGAAGAAAGAGTAGGAGCAAAATGATTGCTCAATTGTTCGAATTTTGGGCGTATCGTTGTCTTGATGGCTTCCATACGTGCATCAAGCCCCTCGATACGGAATACGTTAAAGTCATCTTGTGAAAATCCTGAGAATGCCATGTGAAACCTCCGTTTTTTTAGTGAATATGTATAGCTGCTGTGCATCTATGCAAGTAAGTATGATTTACGCGAAGATTCTACCACATGAAAAGCATAAACACCAATTAATTCGCATATGCTTGTCAAAACGTGTCTATCATTTTTTTATAGGTAATCACACAATTTAGTTGCATGAGATTAGGTTTCGACATAGACTATATCAATCAAAATATCTGAAAATTTAGTTTTCTATAAGTGGGTTCAATAATTTGAGAGGGGTGTTTGAAACATGAAACAAGTGGTGAATATGTATAAGAAGAATGATGGACAAAAAAGATTAGGTGTAATTCGGTTGGAGTTAGATTACGAGTTAGCGACGTTATATGAAGCCATGATGGAGAATAATGAGGAACAAAAACAAAAATGTAAGCGAAAGCTCGAGAAACTTCGTGAAGAAATGATATCTCTTCAGTAGCAGACACGGGAATAAAATAGAACAAATATGGGTAAACTGTAAAAAAGGATTAAACTGAATGAGCAGATTCATAAGTGGTAACAGAGCACGTGGGAGAAGAAGCGGCAGTTCTTCTCCCACGTGCTCTGTTAATTGACATCTTGCAGAGGTTTTTTTAAGCTTAAATAAGAGACGTATTTTTGAGGGGGAATTGAGATGACACAACGCTGGAAAGAAATTGATACATACGTTAAAGAGTGGCTAAAAGAAGCTGGACAAAAAATTCAACAGTCGTTTAGTAAAGAACTTCTCATTCAAACGAAATCGAATCCAAATGATTTAGTAACAAATATGGATAAAGAAATTGAACAGTTTTTTATCTCAAAAATCAATGAAACCTTTCCGGAACATCATATTCTCGGAGAAGAAGGATATGGGGAAGAGCTTGAATCAGAAGAAGGAACGATTTGGATTATCGATCCGATCGACGGTACGATGAACTTTGTTCATCAGCAGCGAAATTTTGCTATTTCCATCGGTATATTCGAAAATGGTGTAGGACAAGCAGGTTATATTTATGATGTTATTCATAATGAGCTGTATCATGCTTTAAAAGGACAGGGCGCGTTTATGAATGACATCCAATTGCCGAAACTTGAACCTGTACCAGTTGAAGAAGCTATTATTAGCTTAAATGCAACGTGGGTGACGGAGAACCGCCGTATTGATCCTTCCGTATTAAGTCCGCTTGTGCGTAAAGTAAGAGGGACCCGTTCATATGGATCCGCAGCTATTGAGCTTGCTTACGTAGCGGCTGGACGCTTGGATGGATACATTACTTTACGTTTGGCTCCATGGGACTTTGCTGCCGGTAAAGTGTTGATTGAAGAAGTTGGAGGAGTCATGACGGATTTAGAAGGGAAGCCGTTAGAGATTCTTGAAAAAAGCAGTGTATTTGTAAGCAAACCAACATTACATGACGAAATCTTTCGTACGTACCTTGAAGGAAAGTGGACTAAATAAAATAGAAGTGAAGACTTACGTGTAGTCAAAGAATTTAGTGATGAAAAAACGTCATGAACCATTTTGATGTTGCAAATGGCCATGACGCTTTCAATCATCGCAAAAAAATTACAGCTGCCCTTTTTCTCGCATTTTTTTCTTAGTCGTAAAGCCAAGACCCATTACAACAATTAAAGCTACGATAGCTAAAATGACCCCGAGAGCGCTTCCTTCTCCGATAAATATGCCAATTGACATAATAGCTGCAGTTGCGATGAATGCATATAAAACGAATACCCACTTAATGTTTCTCATGTTGATTCCTCCCATTTGTAACGGATATTTATAGTGTACAACAAAATCATTCTGCAATTCTAGAGTTAGTGTGATATAATAGCTTAGTTATTACAAGCATAGGAGTGAAATGCGTGAACATTCGTAAAGATTTACGTAATATTGCCATTATTGCCCATGTAGACCATGGGAAAACAACGTTAGTAGATAAATTATTACATCAGTCCGGAACATTCCGTACTAATGAGCATGTTGAAGAACGTGCGATGGATTCAAATGACCTTGAGCGTGAGCGTGGAATTACAATTTTAGCGAAAAACACAGCTATTAATTATAAAGATACGCGTATCAACATTATGGATACGCCAGGACATGCTGACTTCGGTGGAGAAGTTGAGCGTATTATGAAAATGGTAGACGGTGTTCTACTTGTAGTAGACGCATACGAAGGATGTATGCCTCAAACGCGCTTTGTATTGAAAAAAGCATTAGAGCAAAACTTAACGCCGATTGTTGTTGTTAACAAAATTGACCGTGACTTTGCTCGTCCAACTGAAGTAGTTGATGAAGTAATTGACTTATTTATTGAACTAGGTGCAAGTGAGGAACAAATTGAGTTCCCTGTTGTTTATGCTTCAGCAATCAACGGAACGGCTAGCACGAACCCTGAAAAGCAAGATGAGAACATGTCATCTCTATTTGACTCAATCATCGAGCACATTCCAGCACCAGTAGACAACAGCGACGAACCACTTCAATTCCAAGTGGCAATGCTTGACTACAATGACTATCTTGGTCGTATCGGTGTAGGGCGCGTATTCCGCGGAACAATGAAAGTAGGCCAGCAAGTTGCATTAATGAAGCTTGACGGTACGGTAAAACAATTCCGCGTAACAAAATTATTCGGTTTCCTAGGCTTAAAGCGTGTTGAAATCGAAGAAGCAAAGGCAGGAGACCTGATCGCTGTATCAGGAATGGAAGACATCAACGTAGGTGAAACAGTATGTCCGTTTGACCACCAAGATGCACTGCCAATTTTACGTATTGATGAACCTACTTTACAAATGACGTTCTTAGTAAACAATTCACCGTTTGCTGGTCGTGAAGGTAAATTTGTTACATCTCGTAAAATTGAAGAGCGCTTAATGTCTGAACTTGAGACAGATGTAAGTTTACGCGTGGAAAATACTGATTCACCGGATGTATGGGTCGTTTCAGGACGTGGAGAACTTCATTTATCTATTTTAATTGAAAATATGCGTCGTGAAGGATATGAGATTCAAGTATCAAAACCTGAAGTAATCGTTCGTGAAATTGATGGCGTTCGCTGTGAGCCAGTTGAACGTGTGCAAATCGACGTGCCTGAAGAACATACGGGTTCTATTATGGAATCAATGGGTGCTCGTAAAGGTGAAATGGTTGATATGATTAACAACGGCAGCGGTCAAGTTCGTCTGATCTTTATGGTTCCTGCACGTGGTTTAATCGGTTATACAACTGAGTTCTTATCGTTAACTCGTGGATTCGGTATCATTAACCATTCATTTGATAGCTACCAACCAATGCAGCAAGGTCAAGTTGGAGGTCGCCGTCAAGGTGTGCTTGTTTCTATGGAAAGCGGTAAATCATCTACTTATGGAATCCAAGGCGTAGAAGACCGCGGTACAATTTTCGTGGAGCCAGGTACAGAAGTATACGAAGGTATGATCGTAGGAGAACACACTCGTGAAAATGATATCGTTGTTAACATCTGTAAAATGAAGCAAATGACGAATATGCGTTCTGCTAACAAAGATCAAACAACAGGTATGAAAAAACCTCGTATTATGTCTTTAGAGCAATCACTTGAATATTTAAACGAAGATGAATATTGTGAAATCACACCAGAATCTATTCGTCTACGTAAAAAAATTCTTGATAAAAATGAACGTGAAAAAGCAGCGAAAAAGAAAAAATACGCTGACACGAAATAATAAAAAAAGGAAGTCGTTAGCTTTATTTGCTAGCGGCTTGTTTTTTATCAATTATATCAGAATTTTCTATTTTTTGAAAGCGTTTTATAAAGAGATAATTTGGAAAGGAAAAAGGTGGCTTATATCGAATAATGTAAAGTAAGGAATAGGGGGAAGGAAGATGGATGTAAAAGAACACCTTTCATTTTTTGCTGCTTTGTATCAAGTAGATGAACATGCAAAAATAGGAATGTGGCTGTTATACTTTACTATTTTAGGGCTATCTGTTCTTGTGTACAAACTCGGGTTTGCAAAGAAGCTGCCGCTTTTAAAATCTGTGGTTATTTATCTATTTTTAGCTTTTGGATGTACAATTTTAACGTTTTTAGGCATTTTTTTACCTGTAGCTGAAGGGCTTGTGGTTGCAGCGCTTGTATTAATTATTTATAAAATACGGCTGTATCAGGCTAAAAAGCAAAACTCCACGTTGGGTTCATAAAAGACTACATAAAAAGACGCTTGTAGCTACAAGCGTCTTTTTAGTATGATATAGCCGAAGACAAGAGCGGCTGCGAAAATTAAATGGCCAGCTGTCCAATAAAAAATTGCTACTGCATCATCCACCGCAGGCGTAGGCTTAAGCGCAAGCAGCGTCAACGGAAAATACAAAGGAATGGTTGGAAGTGTTAATAAAAAAGAACACAATACGATTTTTCGAATAGACATATTGTTTAATTTACCTACTATGTAAACAAAAACGATCCCAATTGCAACGGCAATGAATAAATGAAAAACAAACTCCACCCATTCAGGCCATTGAATAGGGCCAATGATAGGAATAAAATCAACATTTAATAAAAGGGTATAAACTTGTTTGCCGGTTAGCCATTCTATCCATTTCAAACATAACCCAAGGATAATCCCGCTGAACATGCCAATACTTATTCCTAAACGGAGCACCTTACCAATCCTCCTCTGTCTTTTTCGACTCATATAGTTTAAAGTTACCAGTAGCTATGCGTTCTTTTGTTCGTTTTTCAATCCGTTCAGAACATTCATTGCACATATATGTATGGATAGGACGGTTGCGCAGTCGTTTTGCCACGAGCGTTTCATCCTCAATTGTTTCAATTTTATCGCACATGACACATTGTACTCTCATTTCTATCACCTCAACTTCTCTATACATCATTCTAGCCGAAAATTCTTGTTTTATAAAGTTTTTTTGCGGTGCTATCTCTCAGGAGAAAAGGAACGATAGGAAAACATTCCTAAAGAAGCAGGTAATTTTGCTTGTTAGCTCGAAGATAGTAACTAGTAAGTACATAAACAGTAGGAGGGATGAAAATGGCCAACGAAGTCGAGACTCAATTAGTAGATGCATTATACGATGAGCTACAGACAGAGAGATTTGCAACCATTTCAACTATTGATTTTGAAACAAACGCTCCAAATGTTAGTGCCATTTCGTGGTTAGTAGCTCCGACTAAACAAAAAATTCGATTTGCCGTAGATGTCAAATCGAGGATTGTAGAAAACATTAAACATACGAATAAAGCAGTGGTAAATATTCTTGCTAATGAATCATGCTACTCAATCAGCGGAATAGCTGAGGTAGTGCAGGAAAAGTTAGAAGGAGTAGCTTTAAAGCTGACGCTAATTGAACTAGATATTAATGAAGTAAGAGATGTCATGTTCTATGGCTCTAAGATTTCAGTAAACCCTTCATATGAAAAGACCTATGATCCAGTAGCAGCCGCTAAACTCGATAAGCAAGTAATTGAAGCGATAAAAAAAGCTTAGCAGCGGCCTGCCGCTAAGCGACTTTCTTATTCATTTTTTTGAAGATGATTATTAGATTGTTTTTCCTGCTCATTCTTTAAATTTTGCTCTTGTTTATTATTTAATTTTTGATTGTTTGTATCTGTTGAACTAGGATTTCGGCGGATTTCTTCTGCAAATTCAGGCATCACTCGGTTTACAATGGCTGCTAATTCATCTAAAAATCCTGTAACCGGCCGACCTTTGCGAATTTCATTTCCAATTTGTTTTAGCCGAGCGACCGTATCAGGATCTGCAATAACAACAGAGTTAGCGCCGTACGGATCAGCTTTCAGACCTTCGGCAACTGTATATTTGATTGAACTTACTTCTGAACGATCAATATCTTTGCCGACGTCAATGCCTACGATTGCATACTTGCCGAGCACAATGGCAGTAGCATCATTTACATTCGGAACGCTTGAAGCCAGTTCAACTAAATGCGCTGATATTTCATTAGCAGTACGCTTGTGAGAGCGTTCAGGAGATGAATTTTTGACCTGTACAATTCGATCTGTCTTTTGCCCTTCTTCAACGTCTGCTTGATTATTGTTGCAGCCGGTTAGTGTAATAAAACATAAGCTAATGGATAGAAAAAATTTGTTCATGTGGGAGACTCCTCCTTATGAATGACTCATTTTTTGTAGTAATTTGTATTTAGTTTCTAATAGTTCTTCTATCTTTATACACGTGTTCATATATTTAAAGAAAATGGTCCGTCCATTTAAGGTCACTTCACACATGTGCGTTACATAGTATATAAATGGATGGGTGCCTTGTTTCACTCCTTACAGGAAAAACAATCGGAGTAGGAGGCTGAATTATTGGGAAAAATTTATGTATTAGATACGAATGTTTTATTACAAGATCCGCATTCAATTTTTTCATTTGATGATAACGAAGTAGTGATTCCAGCCGTTGTACTAGAAGAAGTTGATTCGAAAAAAAGAAATATGGATGAAGTCGGACGAAATGCAAGGCAGGTATCCAAACTCATTGATAACTTGAGACAACATGGAAAGTTATATGAGAAAATCCCGTTAGAAAATGGGGGCCATTTGCGAATTGAACTCAATCATCGCTCTTTTCAACAGCTTCAAGAAATCTTTGTGGAAAAAACAAATGATAATCGAATTTTAGCTGTTGCTAAAAATTTATCCCTTGAAGAGGAAACAAAAGAAGATGGACGTGAAGTGATACTAGTGAGTAAAGATGTGTTGGTACGTGTGAAGGCTGACGCAATCGGTTTAAGAGCAGAAGATTTTTTAAGTGATCGAGTAGTGGAATTCAATAGTATTTATACAGGCTTTTCAGAAGTCTATATTGCAAAAGAACTGCTGAGTCAATTTTACGAAAAAGGAGAGCTGCTAACGTCTCAAATTGCAAACCACTCCTTTTTTGCAAATCAATTCTTAGTGATGAAAGATGCATTTGGAGGATCCGGATCAGCCATCGGCATTGTCGATCAAACAACAACGAAAGTAAAAAAACTTTTATTTGAATATGATCATATATGGGGAATTAAACCTCGAAATGTTCAGCAAATTATGGCGTTAGAACTTCTTCTTAGAGACGACGTTCAACTGGTCACGTTAATTGGAAAGGCAGGTACGGGGAAAACGCTGCTTGCTTTAGCTTCAGGACTTATGCAGACGGAAGATCTAGGGTGTTTTAAAAAGCTGCTTGTAGCTCGTCCAATTGTTCCTTTAGGGAAAGATATTGGATTCTTGCCAGGAGAAAAGCAGGAGAAGCTTCGTCCATGGATGCAACCAATTTATGATAACCTAGAGTACTTATTCAACACTAAAAAACCTGGAGAACTGGATGCGATTCTAGCGGGTCTGAGTTCAATAGAAGTGGAAGCCTTGACGTATATAAGAGGCCGAAGCATTCCGGAACAGTTTATTATTATTGATGAAGCACAAAATTTAACGAAGCATGAAATTAAAACAATTTTAACAAGGGTAGGGGAAAAGAGTAAAATTGTGCTTATGGGAGATCCGGCTCAAATTGATCATCCTTATTTAGATGAGTATAACAACGGATTAACGTACGTAGTTGAAAAGTTTAAAGAGCAAAAAGTATCGGGCCACGTTCGGTTAATCAAAGGAGAGCGCTCCGGGCTAGCACAATTAGCAGCTGATATTCTTTAAAAAAAAGTGGGGTCCCTTTTGGAACCCCACTTTTTTTATTATGTAACGATGATTTCTTCCACATATTTAATAGGGTTATTTCGGTTAGATCCGTCCGGTAAATAGACATAGATAGGCCCGTCTTCTCTAAGAGGCTTTCCGTCTTGGCTGAAACCAAAGATTAGTTTTTGCGCTTCTTCTAATGAAAAAGAAATCAGCGCGTCTTTTGTTTTAAATGAAACGTTGGTAGCGTCTTCAGTAGGTGAAGCGTTTGCTAGAAAAGGTGCAAATAAAATCCCAAATGTTCCATTTACTAGCTCCTGTTTTTTGAATTTCTTTTCGGTTTTTAACGTAGGAGGAAAGACGGCTCCTTCTTGAATTTCACGGTCCCAATGCTTCGAAACAGCCTTTGTGTACGCTTCTGTCTCATCTTTTTGCTCTGGTGGATGTTCAAAGAAAACGTCCATATCGAGCTTGCGGTCATCGAAAATCCACACGCTTGGGTCGAGTGTCAGCGTATATTTTACTTTTCCTTTTAACATAATAATTGAATTCATCATAAATGCCCCCTTGCTAAAAGTATAAGCGCTTTCTCCTTATTTGTCACTTTGATGAAAAAATTTAGTTGAGAGTGATTCTCGTATGATATAATGTAAGAGTCAACGAAAGTGCGAAATTTCCTATATCTATGGTAATGGTTTTGAGAAAGTAACAGTATAAAAAAGACGGCCAGCCTCACGGACATGTTTATCCTTGCTTTTTTGGAGCATAGCCTTTAGAATTGAGAGATAGATTAGGTAATCGCTCGCGAACGGAGGGATTGAGTTTGACGCCTGAGACAATGATAGATCATCGTGAAAAAGCGTATGCGTTGTTAAAAGCTGATGCAGATAAGATTTTGCAATTAATTCAAGTTCAAATGGATAACTTAACAATGCCACAATGTCCTCTTTATGAAGAGGTTTTAGATACACAAATGTTTGGTTTATCAAGAGAAATTGATTTTGCAGTTCGTCTTGGTTTAATTGATGAACGTGTTGGAAAAACATTGCTAGACCGCCTCGAGCGTGAACTTTCTGCACTGCATGAAGCGTTTACAAAAAAATAAAAATCACGCGATCGAAACTCAAACTATATACAAACGTAGTTTGAGTTTTTTATTACAGGTGGTTTAAATTTCCTAATTTACTCAAATTTGTACATAAAAGATGAAACGAAACAGAAACACGTCATTTTTAAAGGAAGAGGGTTATGGTAAAAAAAATATTTAGGCATTTTGACTATTCAATTGTAATTCCAGTGCTGCTTCTTTGTGCGGTTGGACTAGTTATGGTTTACAGTTCAAGTATGATTGTAAGTATTACAAGATATCATACGTCAAGTGATTTCTTTTACAACAGACAAAAAATGTGGCTTGCGTTTACGCTTGTATTGTTCATTTTAACAATGCTAACACCTTACAAGCTGTATCCTAAAATACTGCCTTATGCGATTCTGGGCATTTTTGTACTGCTTTTGCTTGTGTTTGTAATGGGGCATACGAGTAACAATGCGCAAAGTTGGCTGCAGCTTGGCGGAGCAA
The genomic region above belongs to Priestia megaterium and contains:
- a CDS encoding PhoH family protein — translated: MGKIYVLDTNVLLQDPHSIFSFDDNEVVIPAVVLEEVDSKKRNMDEVGRNARQVSKLIDNLRQHGKLYEKIPLENGGHLRIELNHRSFQQLQEIFVEKTNDNRILAVAKNLSLEEETKEDGREVILVSKDVLVRVKADAIGLRAEDFLSDRVVEFNSIYTGFSEVYIAKELLSQFYEKGELLTSQIANHSFFANQFLVMKDAFGGSGSAIGIVDQTTTKVKKLLFEYDHIWGIKPRNVQQIMALELLLRDDVQLVTLIGKAGTGKTLLALASGLMQTEDLGCFKKLLVARPIVPLGKDIGFLPGEKQEKLRPWMQPIYDNLEYLFNTKKPGELDAILAGLSSIEVEALTYIRGRSIPEQFIIIDEAQNLTKHEIKTILTRVGEKSKIVLMGDPAQIDHPYLDEYNNGLTYVVEKFKEQKVSGHVRLIKGERSGLAQLAADIL
- a CDS encoding YlaN family protein; protein product: MIDHREKAYALLKADADKILQLIQVQMDNLTMPQCPLYEEVLDTQMFGLSREIDFAVRLGLIDERVGKTLLDRLERELSALHEAFTKK